A window from Shimia isoporae encodes these proteins:
- a CDS encoding TIGR00730 family Rossman fold protein, whose amino-acid sequence MSKRSVCVFCGSRFGADPAYQEAAEALGERLAANEWRLVYGAGDVGLMGAVATAAQSAGAETFGVIPTHLLDWEVGKRDLTNFIVTENMHERKKVMFMNCDAIVVLPGGAGSLDEFFEVLTWRQLGLHEKPVLLLNVNGFWDPLVGLLDHVIGEGFAEESLKGFVQVVDTVTEAEVRLSQAFA is encoded by the coding sequence ATGAGCAAGCGGTCTGTTTGTGTCTTTTGTGGTTCACGTTTCGGCGCCGATCCCGCCTATCAGGAGGCCGCGGAGGCTCTGGGTGAGCGGCTCGCAGCGAATGAGTGGCGGCTGGTATACGGCGCTGGTGACGTCGGGCTGATGGGAGCCGTGGCCACAGCCGCGCAATCCGCTGGTGCAGAGACATTCGGTGTGATCCCGACACATTTGCTGGATTGGGAAGTTGGCAAACGGGATCTCACGAATTTCATCGTCACGGAAAACATGCATGAACGCAAAAAGGTGATGTTCATGAACTGCGATGCTATTGTCGTTCTTCCCGGGGGGGCAGGATCGCTGGACGAGTTTTTTGAAGTGTTGACCTGGCGCCAACTTGGCCTGCATGAGAAGCCAGTTCTGCTTCTGAATGTAAACGGCTTCTGGGACCCACTGGTCGGCTTGCTGGATCACGTGATCGGCGAAGGATTTGCCGAAGAAAGCCTCAAGGGCTTTGTGCAGGTGGTGGACACAGTCACAGAAGCGGAGGTGCGCCTTTCGCAAGCGTTTGCCTGA
- a CDS encoding LysM peptidoglycan-binding domain-containing protein: MSKLTTFLSSNASLVGGVVAVTTVALVALVANGVLGPQEMPTAEPATQAAVEAPKTIKPQEDAVDEPAVASEPKEDTTETAATAPIATEEVAVEESTAADESSQEETVAPDVAETAQTETEAPIETLPVFDLVRIEPDGEGQIAGTAAPHALVALLLDGGEIARVQADASGKFFTFITLGPNPQPRELLLVERRAAGDLTSESSFLVAPIAAPVVIAQAEDETSEAVDEATAEQTEDVVDDAAQVAESETGETDSEAEQMQTAQSEPAQSEPKAPAVLVSDSDGVRVVQPAGSSDEPEVESAVSIDAISYSEGGSVVVAGRGLPDGFVRLYLNNALALTTRVDASGVWSAELLDVDSGLYTMRADEVNADGKVLSRVETPFKRETPERVAEAQAIAQASQSADEPAVEDAPAASEAEATEEPDVTVTKEVPSEEQPAENAVVASSEEEASAPSREVASNAVEEPEKEAAEADPVKAETQPAPETETAQTATPAQPAVQIVTVQPGSSLWAIARDRYGEGTMYVRVFEANQDKIRNPDLIYPGQVFTVPE; the protein is encoded by the coding sequence ATGAGCAAACTCACTACATTTCTAAGCAGCAATGCATCGCTGGTGGGCGGCGTTGTTGCTGTGACAACAGTGGCGTTGGTCGCGTTGGTCGCAAATGGCGTTCTCGGACCGCAGGAAATGCCCACTGCGGAGCCCGCAACGCAGGCTGCCGTAGAGGCGCCAAAGACTATCAAGCCGCAGGAAGATGCGGTTGATGAACCTGCTGTCGCCAGCGAGCCGAAGGAAGACACTACAGAAACTGCCGCCACGGCGCCAATCGCCACCGAGGAAGTGGCGGTAGAAGAAAGCACCGCAGCTGACGAGTCCTCTCAGGAAGAGACAGTGGCGCCGGATGTTGCCGAAACGGCCCAGACGGAAACCGAAGCGCCGATAGAAACCCTGCCGGTATTTGACCTTGTACGGATCGAGCCAGATGGCGAGGGACAGATAGCAGGCACGGCGGCACCTCATGCGTTGGTGGCCTTGCTTCTGGACGGCGGGGAAATCGCGCGGGTTCAGGCGGACGCTTCAGGTAAATTCTTTACTTTCATAACGTTGGGGCCAAATCCTCAACCGCGGGAATTGTTGCTCGTTGAACGTCGGGCAGCAGGTGACCTTACATCTGAAAGCTCTTTCCTTGTAGCCCCGATCGCAGCGCCTGTCGTGATTGCTCAGGCAGAGGATGAAACCTCTGAGGCCGTGGATGAGGCGACCGCCGAGCAGACCGAAGACGTTGTAGACGACGCGGCTCAGGTGGCTGAGAGCGAAACCGGCGAGACTGATAGCGAAGCGGAGCAGATGCAAACTGCCCAATCTGAACCGGCTCAATCAGAACCGAAAGCACCCGCTGTGCTGGTGTCGGACTCTGATGGTGTGCGGGTGGTGCAACCAGCGGGGTCATCGGATGAGCCAGAGGTCGAGTCGGCCGTGTCGATTGACGCCATAAGCTATTCGGAAGGGGGCTCGGTTGTAGTGGCCGGCCGGGGCTTGCCAGATGGTTTTGTGCGCCTTTATTTGAACAACGCCTTGGCATTGACCACACGTGTTGACGCGAGCGGTGTATGGAGCGCGGAATTGCTGGATGTTGATTCCGGTCTTTACACCATGCGGGCCGACGAAGTGAACGCTGACGGCAAGGTTCTCAGCCGCGTCGAAACGCCCTTTAAGCGTGAAACACCCGAACGGGTCGCAGAGGCTCAGGCAATTGCGCAGGCGTCGCAATCTGCCGACGAACCTGCTGTTGAAGACGCACCGGCCGCCTCTGAGGCGGAAGCCACTGAAGAACCGGACGTGACCGTGACGAAAGAAGTGCCTTCCGAAGAGCAACCCGCGGAAAACGCGGTGGTTGCAAGTTCCGAAGAAGAAGCCTCTGCGCCGTCCAGAGAAGTTGCGTCAAATGCAGTCGAGGAACCGGAAAAGGAGGCCGCAGAGGCCGACCCGGTAAAAGCGGAAACGCAACCTGCGCCGGAAACGGAAACCGCGCAGACCGCGACTCCGGCGCAGCCAGCGGTCCAGATCGTGACGGTACAACCGGGTTCCAGTCTATGGGCCATTGCGCGTGATCGCTACGGAGAGGGAACGATGTATGTGCGCGTTTTCGAGGCCAATCAGGACAAGATCCGCAATCCGGATCTGATCTACCCCGGTCAGGTGTTCACCGTTCCAGAGTGA
- a CDS encoding ABCB family ABC transporter ATP-binding protein/permease → MSMGHTATEEELARNEQRSGWRTIRKVAPYLWPEDKAWVKYRVVLAMLALLASKLVAVYTPMLYKGAVDALAEDAVSPLMLGAVGLTVAYGVARLMANGFQQLRDAIFAKVAQRALRQLALETFEHIHRLSMRYHITRKTGGLSRIIERGVKGVEFLLRFMLFSIGPLILELLLIGVILAVVFDIWYLVVVAVTIATYVAFTFKVTEWRVKLRRKMNDQDTDANQKAIDSLLNFETVKYFGAERREAARYDSAMAGYEEAALKTSYSLAFLNFGQAFLITSGLVAVMVMAALGVENGTLTVGDFVMVNAYMIQITMPLNFLGTVYREIRQSLVDMGEMFDLLEQPSEVSDKPDAKSIDVERGKIELDNVAFGYDPERPILRGVSLNVEGGQTVAIVGASGSGKSTIGRLLFRFYDVQGGGVRIDGQDVRDVTQESLHDVIGVVPQDTVLFNDTIRYNIAYGRDGATDAEIIDAAKAAQIHDFISQLPDGYDTAVGERGLKLSGGEKQRVGIARTLLKNPPLLLLDEATSALDTETEQGIKEALALAGQGRTVITIAHRLSTIAESDRIVVLEKGEVVEEGTHAELLERQGRYAQLWQRQANEDEAA, encoded by the coding sequence ATGTCCATGGGGCACACCGCCACCGAAGAAGAACTCGCCCGCAACGAACAGCGCTCCGGATGGCGCACGATCCGCAAGGTCGCGCCATACCTGTGGCCAGAAGACAAGGCGTGGGTCAAATACCGTGTTGTGCTGGCCATGCTGGCGCTGCTGGCGTCCAAGCTCGTCGCCGTCTACACCCCGATGCTTTACAAGGGGGCCGTAGACGCACTGGCAGAAGATGCCGTGTCGCCTTTGATGTTGGGGGCGGTCGGTTTGACCGTTGCTTATGGTGTGGCACGGCTCATGGCGAACGGCTTTCAGCAGTTGCGCGACGCGATTTTTGCAAAAGTTGCACAGCGCGCGCTGCGACAGCTGGCGCTTGAGACCTTCGAACACATCCACAGACTGTCGATGCGGTATCACATCACGCGCAAAACAGGTGGACTGAGCCGCATCATCGAACGCGGCGTGAAGGGCGTTGAATTCCTGCTACGCTTTATGCTGTTTTCCATTGGCCCGCTCATTCTCGAACTGCTGCTCATCGGGGTGATCCTCGCGGTGGTGTTTGACATCTGGTACCTGGTGGTCGTCGCGGTGACGATTGCGACCTATGTCGCCTTCACCTTCAAGGTCACGGAATGGCGCGTGAAACTTCGTCGTAAGATGAACGATCAGGACACGGACGCGAACCAGAAAGCCATCGACAGTCTGCTGAATTTCGAGACGGTCAAGTACTTTGGCGCCGAGCGACGGGAAGCTGCGCGGTATGACTCGGCCATGGCAGGCTATGAGGAAGCCGCGCTCAAGACGTCTTATTCGCTGGCGTTCCTGAACTTTGGACAGGCGTTTCTGATCACGTCCGGGCTGGTGGCTGTAATGGTCATGGCTGCGCTTGGCGTCGAAAATGGCACGCTGACTGTAGGCGACTTTGTCATGGTCAACGCTTACATGATCCAGATCACCATGCCGTTGAATTTCCTTGGTACCGTGTATCGCGAAATCCGGCAAAGCCTTGTGGATATGGGGGAGATGTTCGATCTGCTGGAGCAGCCAAGCGAAGTGTCGGACAAGCCGGACGCCAAATCAATCGACGTGGAACGTGGCAAGATCGAACTCGACAATGTGGCGTTTGGCTATGATCCCGAACGCCCGATCCTGCGCGGTGTCAGCTTGAACGTGGAAGGTGGGCAAACCGTTGCCATCGTTGGCGCCTCTGGGTCGGGAAAGTCGACTATCGGAAGGCTTCTGTTCCGGTTCTACGATGTGCAGGGAGGGGGCGTGCGCATCGACGGCCAGGACGTGCGGGACGTGACTCAGGAAAGCCTGCACGACGTGATCGGCGTGGTGCCTCAAGACACCGTGTTGTTTAACGACACCATTCGTTACAACATCGCCTATGGCCGTGATGGCGCAACCGATGCCGAAATCATCGATGCCGCCAAAGCCGCGCAAATTCACGATTTTATTTCCCAATTGCCTGATGGCTATGACACGGCGGTCGGCGAGCGCGGGTTGAAACTGTCTGGTGGTGAAAAACAGCGCGTAGGAATCGCACGCACGCTGCTGAAGAATCCTCCGCTGCTGTTGCTGGACGAAGCGACGTCGGCGCTGGATACCGAAACCGAACAGGGCATCAAGGAAGCGTTGGCGCTGGCTGGGCAGGGTCGCACGGTGATAACGATTGCCCACCGTCTGAGCACCATTGCTGAAAGCGATCGGATCGTGGTGCTAGAGAAAGGCGAAGTGGTCGAGGAGGGGACGCACGCCGAGTTGTTAGAACGGCAAGGCCGTTACGCCCAGCTTTGGCAACGTCAGGCCAACGAAGATGAAGCGGCCTGA
- a CDS encoding efflux RND transporter permease subunit codes for MIGMVDWAAGRARMVLAFIFLSLAVGGFAYWGLPKEGEPDIQIPGLFVSVPFPGISATDSEQMLIRPMETELADIDGLDKMSATASEGYAGVFLEFEFGWDKSRVMADVREAMNTAEGSFPDGFEKYTINEINFSEFPIIIVNLTGRVPERTMFRIAKDLQRDLETMDAVLEAGIAGQRDEMVEVVIDPLRLESYNVTAQELIDVVVQNNQLIAAGEVDSAQGTFAVKIPSSFSEPRDIYTLPVKTNGDRVVTLGDLAEINLTFQDRAGTARFNGEDTVALQVVKRKGFNLIDTAEEIKLAVAEAQKKWPDELQAAVNIGTSNDQSRQVGAMVSQLEGSVLTAIALVMIVVLAALGLRAALLVGFAIPTSFLLCFALLAAMEITISNIVMFGLILAVGMLVDGAIVVVEYADKRIKEGVGPMHAYVEAAKRMFWPIVSSTATTLCAFLPMLFWPGVPGQFMGMLPVTLIFVLSASLVVALIYLPVMGGITGRTTRWFGAQFDRIATSKWWLHLLMLPAFAGAAVAGAAGGSALFDAAFATFDTMNSEQILGSVVPTFAAFFVIGLGGAAGAILALVSGIALLLAVAAFITRAKLVVLWAFRKVFPRREGKIKSGYRRSLFGSFIHGIVGNPVMPLVTIGAVVVVVGTVFIYFGQNNRGVEFFVESEPEQAIVYVKARGNLSLTQKDNLLQQAEAVVLKHPGIDTAFAFAGEGGLDSNTGGAQAPKDMVGQIQLETIPWEDRPTTWETWFTIPILGIEVPREVKDAEWSGFKVIRDIEAELQLIPGVEIEILELGRGPASAKPVHLRFKGDNWDDLITATTMARAAFDATDGLVNIEDTRPLPGIDWEIEVDVAKAGRYGANVATVGAMVQLVTRGILLDTMRVDSSDEEIDIRVRLPEEDRVLSTLDTLKVRTAEGLVPLSNFITRKPVAKLAEINRIDQQRYFDVKAGVMSDMISLHNPETGAREIIEADLWNDNPDIKSSYQDRGFEGVVMTPNERIGVLTDWVENADLPASVKWEWTGDQEDEAESQAFLSSAFAGALFLMFIILLAQFNSLYNSILVLLAVILSTTGVLIGMLVMDQAFSIIMTGTGIVALAGIVVNNNIVLIDTYQEYSQYMPRIEAIVRTAQSRIRPVLLTTITTMAGLAPMMYGLSLDFINGGYSFDSPTSLWWKQLATAVVFGLGIATVLTLVVTPSLLAVRVWFGTYVQWLSMLLGRLSMGRASQAGQDWALRHAAQQVKSPVLFWDEEPAAEAPAEDKAEPIPEPTAEDIAKAEAAKPEPEELAPEVEAPRDEEAKKNKGPDGLQAAE; via the coding sequence ATGATTGGTATGGTCGATTGGGCTGCTGGTCGCGCCCGAATGGTTCTGGCCTTTATCTTCCTGTCGCTTGCGGTGGGGGGATTTGCCTATTGGGGTCTGCCCAAAGAAGGTGAACCGGACATCCAGATCCCCGGTCTTTTCGTCTCTGTCCCCTTCCCCGGAATTTCCGCGACAGACAGCGAACAAATGCTTATCCGACCAATGGAAACAGAACTGGCGGACATCGACGGTCTCGACAAAATGAGCGCGACCGCTTCCGAAGGCTACGCCGGCGTGTTCCTGGAGTTCGAGTTTGGCTGGGACAAGTCGCGGGTCATGGCAGACGTGCGCGAAGCCATGAACACGGCCGAAGGCAGCTTTCCGGACGGCTTTGAAAAATACACAATCAACGAGATCAACTTTTCCGAGTTTCCGATCATTATCGTGAACCTCACCGGCCGGGTGCCAGAGCGGACAATGTTCCGCATTGCCAAAGACTTGCAGCGCGACCTTGAAACTATGGATGCCGTGCTTGAGGCGGGTATCGCCGGTCAGCGTGACGAGATGGTCGAGGTGGTCATCGATCCCCTGCGCCTTGAGAGCTATAACGTGACCGCGCAGGAATTGATCGACGTAGTTGTGCAGAACAACCAATTGATCGCCGCTGGCGAAGTCGACAGCGCACAAGGCACCTTTGCGGTGAAAATCCCTTCATCGTTTAGCGAGCCGCGTGACATCTACACCCTGCCCGTAAAAACAAATGGCGATCGCGTGGTCACACTCGGAGATCTTGCCGAGATCAACCTGACATTTCAGGACCGCGCAGGCACCGCGCGGTTTAACGGTGAGGACACCGTTGCCCTGCAAGTTGTGAAGCGCAAAGGCTTCAACCTGATCGATACCGCCGAAGAAATCAAATTGGCCGTTGCCGAGGCTCAGAAGAAGTGGCCGGACGAGCTTCAGGCGGCTGTGAACATCGGCACATCCAACGACCAGAGCCGTCAGGTAGGCGCGATGGTCAGCCAGCTTGAAGGGTCGGTTCTCACAGCCATCGCGCTTGTGATGATTGTGGTTCTGGCCGCGCTGGGTCTGCGGGCCGCATTGCTGGTCGGCTTCGCGATCCCCACATCATTCTTGTTATGTTTTGCGCTTCTCGCCGCGATGGAAATCACGATCTCCAATATCGTGATGTTCGGCCTGATCCTCGCGGTCGGTATGCTCGTGGACGGCGCAATCGTTGTCGTCGAATACGCGGACAAGCGCATCAAGGAAGGCGTCGGCCCGATGCACGCCTATGTTGAAGCGGCCAAGCGCATGTTCTGGCCGATTGTCAGTTCGACTGCGACAACGCTTTGCGCCTTTTTGCCCATGCTGTTCTGGCCCGGTGTCCCCGGTCAGTTCATGGGAATGCTTCCGGTCACCCTGATCTTCGTTTTGTCTGCTTCGCTTGTGGTGGCCCTGATCTACCTGCCCGTGATGGGGGGCATCACGGGTCGCACGACCCGCTGGTTCGGCGCACAGTTTGATCGTATTGCCACAAGCAAATGGTGGCTGCACCTGTTGATGCTGCCCGCTTTCGCCGGTGCGGCTGTCGCGGGTGCCGCGGGCGGCTCGGCCCTGTTTGATGCTGCCTTCGCCACCTTCGATACGATGAACTCGGAACAAATTCTTGGTTCGGTTGTCCCGACGTTCGCAGCATTCTTTGTTATCGGATTGGGCGGTGCGGCTGGCGCCATCCTCGCGCTTGTCTCAGGCATTGCCCTTCTTCTCGCAGTCGCAGCCTTTATCACGCGGGCGAAGCTGGTTGTGCTTTGGGCCTTCCGCAAGGTGTTCCCGCGCCGCGAAGGGAAGATCAAGTCCGGCTATCGCCGGTCTCTGTTCGGATCATTCATCCACGGCATCGTTGGCAATCCGGTGATGCCGCTGGTCACTATCGGTGCTGTCGTCGTGGTGGTCGGCACGGTGTTCATTTACTTTGGTCAGAACAACCGTGGCGTCGAATTCTTTGTTGAGAGCGAACCTGAGCAGGCAATTGTTTATGTCAAAGCGCGGGGCAACCTGTCGCTGACCCAGAAAGACAACCTGTTGCAGCAAGCCGAGGCGGTCGTTCTAAAACACCCTGGCATCGACACTGCTTTTGCCTTTGCAGGAGAAGGTGGTCTGGACAGCAACACTGGCGGCGCTCAAGCCCCCAAGGATATGGTCGGGCAAATCCAGCTGGAAACCATCCCTTGGGAAGATCGCCCTACGACTTGGGAAACTTGGTTCACCATTCCGATCCTTGGAATCGAAGTCCCACGCGAGGTCAAAGACGCGGAATGGTCAGGCTTTAAGGTCATTCGTGACATCGAAGCCGAGCTTCAGCTCATTCCCGGAGTCGAGATCGAGATTCTGGAGCTTGGGCGTGGCCCAGCGTCCGCAAAACCGGTTCACCTCCGCTTCAAGGGAGACAACTGGGACGATCTGATCACGGCAACGACAATGGCGCGGGCTGCGTTTGACGCAACAGACGGCCTCGTGAATATCGAGGATACGCGCCCCCTGCCCGGCATCGACTGGGAAATCGAGGTGGATGTGGCCAAAGCAGGTCGCTATGGCGCGAATGTCGCCACGGTGGGTGCAATGGTCCAACTCGTGACACGCGGTATCCTTCTGGACACCATGCGCGTTGACAGCTCCGACGAGGAAATCGACATCAGAGTGCGTCTGCCCGAAGAGGACCGCGTTCTAAGCACTTTGGACACACTCAAGGTGCGCACGGCCGAAGGTCTGGTTCCGCTGTCCAACTTCATCACGCGCAAACCGGTTGCCAAACTGGCGGAGATCAACCGCATTGATCAGCAACGGTACTTCGATGTCAAAGCTGGCGTAATGTCGGACATGATCTCGTTGCACAATCCGGAAACCGGAGCCCGCGAGATCATCGAAGCCGACCTTTGGAATGATAATCCGGACATCAAATCATCCTATCAGGACCGAGGGTTTGAAGGTGTTGTGATGACACCCAACGAACGCATCGGTGTTTTGACAGACTGGGTTGAAAATGCGGACCTGCCTGCGAGCGTCAAGTGGGAGTGGACTGGCGATCAGGAAGATGAGGCCGAGAGTCAGGCCTTCCTCAGCTCCGCCTTTGCGGGTGCGCTGTTTCTGATGTTCATTATCTTGCTGGCGCAGTTCAACAGCCTCTACAATTCCATTTTGGTTTTGTTGGCGGTCATTCTGTCTACCACTGGTGTGTTGATCGGCATGCTGGTTATGGATCAGGCTTTCTCGATCATCATGACCGGTACTGGCATCGTGGCGCTGGCGGGCATTGTGGTGAACAACAACATTGTTCTTATCGATACCTATCAGGAATACAGCCAATATATGCCGCGAATCGAAGCGATTGTGCGCACGGCCCAAAGCCGTATACGTCCGGTTCTGCTAACCACGATCACCACAATGGCCGGTCTTGCACCGATGATGTACGGGCTGAGCCTCGACTTTATCAACGGTGGGTATTCCTTCGACAGCCCGACATCCCTCTGGTGGAAGCAACTTGCGACAGCTGTGGTGTTTGGTCTTGGTATTGCAACGGTTCTGACGCTGGTGGTGACCCCATCGCTGCTGGCGGTCCGCGTCTGGTTCGGCACGTATGTTCAGTGGCTTTCGATGCTGCTGGGTCGCCTTTCCATGGGCCGTGCAAGTCAGGCGGGTCAGGACTGGGCCCTGCGCCATGCAGCGCAACAGGTCAAATCACCGGTCTTGTTCTGGGATGAGGAACCTGCCGCCGAGGCCCCTGCCGAAGACAAGGCCGAACCGATCCCGGAACCGACCGCGGAGGACATCGCCAAGGCCGAAGCCGCAAAGCCCGAGCCGGAAGAACTGGCGCCGGAAGTCGAAGCTCCACGCGACGAAGAGGCTAAGAAAAACAAGGGCCCGGACGGGCTGCAAGCTGCGGAGTAA
- a CDS encoding efflux RND transporter periplasmic adaptor subunit yields MRLIPILTAVLVIGALYVLVAERDKLAEFAAGDSVEAVAAPATETAEASETATEEPGGKKVRVVALRSEATMIDSAVILRGETEANREVEVRAETGGLVISEPLRRGSHVEFGQELCRLEAGTRDAILAEAKARLVEARARVPSTEAGVAEAEARLEEARINDNAARKLSEGGFASSTRVASAAAAVRAAEAGLQSARSGLDSTQAGIESAEALVAAAQRDIDRLVVTAPFSGILESDTAELGSLVQQGSLCGTVIQLDPIRIVGFVPETEINRVNVGALAGARLTTGEQVTGQVTFVSRSADPLTRTFRVEVAIPNEDLRIRDGQTAEIAISSDGAEAHLVPQSALTLNDDGTLGVRLVGDNDVVEFVPVELLRDVAEGIWIEGPPHEANIIIIGQEYVEEGVTVLPFYEEPA; encoded by the coding sequence ATGCGCCTGATTCCGATTCTCACCGCGGTCCTTGTGATCGGAGCTCTTTATGTGCTTGTGGCTGAGCGAGACAAGCTGGCCGAATTTGCGGCCGGAGACAGTGTTGAGGCGGTTGCTGCGCCCGCGACCGAAACGGCAGAGGCATCCGAGACTGCAACCGAAGAGCCCGGCGGCAAGAAAGTTCGCGTAGTTGCGCTGCGCTCGGAAGCCACCATGATCGATAGCGCCGTGATCCTGCGCGGAGAAACCGAGGCCAACCGAGAGGTTGAAGTGCGTGCAGAAACAGGAGGTCTCGTAATCAGCGAACCTTTGCGCCGTGGCTCGCACGTCGAATTCGGGCAGGAGCTTTGCCGCCTTGAAGCTGGCACACGTGATGCCATTCTGGCCGAGGCCAAGGCGCGCCTTGTCGAAGCACGCGCCCGTGTCCCCTCAACAGAAGCGGGCGTGGCCGAGGCTGAAGCCCGACTTGAAGAAGCCCGTATCAACGACAACGCAGCCCGCAAGCTTTCAGAAGGCGGTTTCGCCTCTTCCACGCGCGTTGCATCCGCAGCCGCCGCGGTTCGCGCCGCCGAAGCAGGCCTGCAATCCGCCCGCTCGGGCCTCGACAGCACACAGGCCGGCATCGAATCGGCCGAAGCTCTTGTCGCCGCGGCGCAACGCGACATCGACCGCTTAGTCGTGACCGCTCCGTTCAGTGGCATTCTGGAAAGCGACACCGCCGAACTTGGCAGTCTCGTCCAGCAAGGCAGCTTGTGTGGCACTGTTATCCAGCTCGATCCGATCCGCATCGTCGGGTTTGTGCCCGAGACTGAAATCAACCGCGTAAATGTCGGCGCACTGGCTGGTGCAAGACTGACAACAGGCGAGCAAGTCACGGGACAGGTCACTTTTGTTTCCCGTTCGGCGGACCCGCTGACCCGCACTTTCCGTGTCGAAGTGGCAATCCCGAACGAGGACCTTCGTATTCGCGACGGCCAGACAGCAGAAATTGCAATTTCCTCTGATGGCGCCGAGGCGCATCTGGTGCCGCAGTCGGCTCTGACCCTGAATGACGACGGTACCCTTGGGGTGCGTCTTGTTGGAGACAACGACGTTGTCGAGTTTGTGCCGGTCGAGTTGTTGCGGGATGTCGCCGAAGGCATCTGGATCGAAGGCCCTCCGCATGAGGCCAACATCATCATCATCGGGCAGGAGTACGTCGAAGAGGGCGTAACCGTTCTGCCTTTCTATGAGGAGCCCGCCTGA
- a CDS encoding PQQ-binding-like beta-propeller repeat protein has protein sequence MNSKTLILAAAGAALLMSCAKKEVILPGEREDLRQLAEQVENTAPAVSLSKQTRNSSWTHRIGTQKYRVSNAALSATPRLAWSTPIGKGESRRNRITADPVVAEGRIFTMDSEATLSATSTSGAALWSRDLTPVRDKAGNASTGGLAYGEGLLFATTGFGSIRAFDPKTGADVWEQKFQAVGSGTPTVFGGLVYVVSGDATGWAIDAKTGKVVWQALSLPDIQNVQSPSAPAVDDRLVYFPYGSGEVQANFRRGGISRWTAGISDTRPGRASNTVGDLSGDPVLVGSRLYVANHSGRMVALDTETGERIWTADEGSLSPVFPTGNSLFFVSDRNRLMRLDARDGTVIWSQELPYFTKDRPRRQATLHVHYGPIIAGGRLVVPSSDEKLRLFDPQSGNEVYVTEIPGGAATNPVVADGVLYIVSGKGQLHAFR, from the coding sequence GTGAATAGCAAGACCTTGATATTGGCGGCAGCAGGGGCGGCGCTCCTGATGTCATGCGCCAAGAAAGAAGTCATTCTGCCAGGCGAGCGGGAAGACCTTCGCCAGTTGGCTGAACAGGTCGAAAACACAGCGCCAGCCGTAAGCCTGTCCAAGCAAACCCGCAATTCGAGCTGGACCCACCGGATCGGCACACAGAAATACCGCGTGTCCAACGCTGCGTTGTCTGCAACGCCTCGGCTCGCGTGGTCCACGCCGATCGGAAAAGGCGAAAGCCGCAGGAACCGTATCACTGCGGATCCAGTCGTCGCCGAAGGCCGAATCTTCACGATGGATTCCGAGGCGACCCTGAGCGCGACCTCGACAAGCGGTGCGGCCTTGTGGTCGCGCGATCTTACTCCGGTGAGAGATAAGGCCGGAAACGCTTCCACGGGCGGCCTAGCATATGGCGAAGGGCTACTGTTTGCCACAACGGGATTTGGGTCCATCCGTGCGTTTGATCCCAAAACCGGCGCAGATGTCTGGGAGCAAAAGTTCCAGGCAGTCGGCAGCGGAACACCAACCGTCTTTGGCGGGCTGGTATACGTTGTATCCGGCGATGCAACCGGTTGGGCAATTGATGCCAAGACCGGCAAGGTGGTTTGGCAGGCACTTTCCCTGCCTGACATCCAGAACGTTCAAAGTCCGTCAGCACCAGCGGTTGATGATCGTCTGGTCTATTTCCCCTACGGTTCCGGCGAGGTTCAGGCCAATTTCCGTCGCGGCGGGATCAGCCGCTGGACCGCCGGCATTTCCGACACCCGCCCGGGCCGCGCATCCAATACCGTTGGCGACCTGTCCGGGGACCCGGTTTTGGTTGGCAGCCGCCTTTATGTGGCAAACCACTCAGGCCGTATGGTTGCGCTGGACACAGAAACCGGAGAGCGCATCTGGACTGCTGACGAAGGGTCGCTCAGCCCTGTGTTCCCGACTGGCAATTCCTTGTTCTTCGTGTCCGACCGCAACCGCTTGATGCGCCTGGACGCACGCGACGGTACCGTCATCTGGTCGCAGGAGTTGCCGTATTTTACGAAGGACCGTCCGCGCCGCCAGGCAACTTTGCACGTGCACTATGGCCCGATCATTGCCGGCGGGCGTCTTGTAGTGCCATCCTCGGACGAAAAGCTGCGCCTGTTTGATCCGCAATCGGGCAACGAGGTTTATGTGACCGAAATCCCCGGCGGGGCGGCGACGAACCCGGTTGTTGCTGACGGCGTGTTGTACATCGTGAGTGGTAAGGGGCAATTGCACGCTTTCCGTTGA